aaaaaaaacataatcctTAATCTAtcaacatacaaacatatagcCACAATACAATGATGTTATCTCATCTTGGGCATCCTCTTTGTTCTTCCTatgttgttctcctcctctcaaatgtttaatttctctTTCAACACAGCAGCCAGCTCGGCTTACCCTAGAGGCACACCCGACGTACACCTTATTGATGAATGTGACAATCAGGATCCCGTCCATCCGCCATGACACATACCAGAGATGCTAAGATAGCCGTCATCACAGACCTACACTGATACGCTGATCTGTTTATGGTTCCCTATCCGGTAAATAAGAGGTGACCAAAGGAACAAACCCCATACAACAACTGACAGGAGCACGACGGGGTTCTATAGAAACAAGATATCTCCCCTTCAATTCCCACTTCAGCTCAAATCAGTCCATCCATGAAATAGAGGTATCCATGGTTACACCAGGAACCATGTTTAGTGGTTCCCTCAGTGACTCTCTTCATCCTCCAGCAGTCTTCACCTTTTCATCTCATTCAACGGTGGCTTCCAGAACCCTCTctactgcaccaccaccaccaccaacagcacaAGGCAACGCAAACACCCACTATTTGagtaaaagaaatacaaaaaatagtCAGCGTTCAATAATGGAACAATCCTGTGTTATTTCTACTGATTCGATGAGAAAAAAACGAATGTGGGATGGCTTTTGTATTATTAATGCCTCCAAAACACCAAATTGGTGGGTTTACCTGCCTATATCCCTAAAGGGGGTAAATTGGTGAGCCTAAGTAGTGCCTAGTTACCAAGGCTACAGGTCGAAGTCTGTCTGGCAGGAGCATCTCCAATATGACATATTTGCAGTCTTCAGAACAACCTGTTACCTTGACAACGCAATTTTATCATTCAAGCCCATTGCTACCTTCTCCCACAGTAGGAATCGAATGTACCCTAAGTGTTAAACGCTGCCAATTCCTTTCAGACTGCAATTCAagatagagaggaggaaagtAGACAGGCTGAGGAGATCCATGGAAATATTCCAGTTATAATGTCACTCTGGGATGGCACATTGAACAAACATTCGCAGATAATAGGCAAAGAGATAATGGGCTGTGTAATGAATGGGGAGCGCGGCAGTTAGGAAGCCGTTCACCCAAAGCAGCAAGACTCTATAATTAATGTTATCaggccctttttttttcttccttgtCTTTTATTTCGTAACTATAATAAGGACCACCCCGAAAAGAAAGCCAATGTTGAATATCCTAACTGCAACAGCTCTGAGTGAAGCAGCAAAAAATAGCCTATAGTAACAGGAGCATCAAATGATAGCCTGCAAATGCTACGGGTTGATTTAGGATCTCTTCCTTGGTTGCATGTCTTAGTATGGAACTTAATGAACTACCCTGCATCCGCAATGCTGGCAATGCGTCTGAGAGGACAGTGCATCTTATTCCATTCATGCTGATGTGTAGCAAAgactggtgcgtgtgtgtgtgtgtgtttgtgtgtgtgacatgctTTGTAGTCACAATCAATATTACTCATTATTATAAGAAATAAACATTAGTCAGTTTTGCCAGTTAGTATACGTATACTATATTGACAATACTAAATATGGTTTAGTCAATTAATGCACCAACATCTGAACCTAATTTACATTGGAGTGTTTCAACTTGTTTCCAGGAGCTGATTAAACAAACAGATTAGACAGTTcactataaaataatatatatattatttcaaAATCACTTTCATGAATTTGAATTCCTGGATGTTTCTTATATAATTGTATActtattttacttttattataaATCTTTTCTATATACATAGTACATCAGGTTACCTTTTTCATTAGGGTTGAGTGTAAATCTAATTATTTAATCTCTTATAGTTTCCATCTATTAAAAGAACCCTATTGTTGTGAGCATGCGTCACTCAATATGTCCATACACCATTCAATCGTTTATAGCCTTTGGTAGTCTGTGCTTCCAAGTCAATTTGATTGCAATcatgtgaaacacacacagattcttTGAGCTCTCAAATGGCAAATAATAAAGAGTGAGGAGTCGGTGAAAGAAAGGAGCAGAAGACAGGTGATGTTAAAATGAACATTTATAATGAGTCTTTGTTGCCGTCGCAAAAATAATCTTTAAAAAACAATTCAATTATTAACACTGAAATGCTGACTTCACTGGTAGTCCACGAGTCATAAAACACAACTCACTGAATTTTGTTTACAAACACAGTACTACAGTTACATTAAATAGTCATTACCCTTAAATCTATTAATGAATGATGCTCAAATGAACCAAGAACAGAAACACATGTGACACTTTTAAAAATCCTCTCAGTCCTTCCCCGTAGTCGCTGTTGTCTTTGTTAAACAACAGTGTTTAGAATTCATACTGCTTATTCTGTGTTTCTctgataaaaacagaaaaacagactGGCAGCATAACAATAATGGTAtatgaggtcaaaggtcatacaattgggagggggggggggcattttcaGGGGGTGGGGCATGGGGAGAAATGGGCAGGGTCATGCCATTTCCAGTGATCTAACACTTAGTATGTAAGCTGGCTGCCTTTTGGCTCAGTGTGGATTTATTTGGCACTCGTGTTGACAGTTATTCGCTACTTAAAACAGTTTTGAAACAAAAGGCATTTTCCGTTTTAAATATTTCCTATTTTGTCATTTTAAAAGGCATTAAATGCTGTTAGAGAAAGCCCTTAGTGTAGCTTACGTTGTGGACTTTCAGAAAACTTCACTATTAGATCTTATGCTGTCAGTCCATTTTTGTCTGATGGAAAGAACAAACGCACCAACagataaacaaattaaaaatgaaataaaaaaataaaaacagtctTGCTAGGTTTGACAATACAGTTGGCTTAAAGATGTCCAACAGGTGAAGGAGTCGGTGTGAATGTTAAGGTCAACCAAGTACATCGGAGGTTCAGCGGTTCAAAGAAAGACGGCCTGGTGTCTGGTTGGCGAGGATCCTGCGTTACTCAGACAAACGGGCTCGGAAACACCTTAATCCGTTTAAAGGGCAAATATGGTGGCCGGAGTATCATGCGACACAGATTGGTTGTAAAGTTCGAATAATGAAGGTTTTTTTAAACAGCTTGAGTCCGTTGTTGAGATTGTAAAACTCCCAGTCCGAGCCTTTCCCGAAGAAGGGCTCTGCAGAGAGGGGGTGTAAATGTCCAGAGTACATTGACAatgaaaacacagacaaaactaACTGACAAAAAGACGTTGGAATGCTTCTGTTTATCTATCAGCATTCAGTTTAGATTTCTGGTTATGATTGTTGAGAATTGACAGGGTTCTGTAACAAAAGTGGGGGGAAAAAAATCATATTAACCCTCATAACAAGCCTTTCACTCTTTAAAGTCACCCTTTATTGAAGTTCACATATTTTGCTGGTGTCGTTTTTCCCCTCACAGTTCAGACAATTATATTAGCAAAACATTGAGAATTCATAATGTGCCATGAATTGTTTTGGTAAAGATCGATACTATTTTGTTAGAAAAACAGGAAAAAGCCAATTTTTGTATGGACACAAaatgtggtgtggtggtggtaatCCGCCCCCTGGACTGTGATTCACGACACCTGCACATATTTTAGAGGAATTCACTTAGTGATTGACACAAACCGCTGCCACAGGGAATGTGAGGGAGAGGACATCGAGTGCGGAACAAAAGGTGCCACAATTCAGGTCAATTCAGATTCTCCAGCCCCTTTCCATCATTAACCAGAGCCAACACGAGGGACAGAAACAGGCTGACATACCACCAGTGCAAGAGCAAAGAATGGCAACGAAAACCCAAACAAAATAATCCCTTAACTATTGAAAGTCAGCATGGATTCTCTCTTCATTTCACACCCAATATTGTGATCTTATTCATAAGACGGATATGACCCATTGATCGGTAAAGTGCATTTATGCAACACCAAACAAACAGGATAATGTTGACAGCGAATCGGAAGCGGTTTTGAACATGTATCTGGGTTATGACTTTTGGCCTTGTGTGGCCTACCTGACTATAGCTGAATTCTTGTCGTTGACATAGATATTAACTCTACATGTATTGTGACATTCCTGCCCTGAATTTACATTAAAAGACATTCAGACAGAAAAATAAATGGGTACATTCATAGAATAGATCTGGGCTTTCAAGCTGTAGTGTAAAACAAAAAATCGTTTCTGAAGATAGTATGCCACAGGTTATGGGAGGTGTAACGTGATTTAACAAAGTAAACTGAAATAAAACAAACCGCATGCGGTGCCTGATCGTGTAAAAAGGCAAAACATGAGTTGTGTAGCCAATGCACTGAAAAATGTCTTCACCTTTGCTTGTTTCACATTTTTTATACTATTCACTGGACcgaaaacataaataaaaaaacaataaataaataaagatattctCTCATTAAGTGAAGAGAGGTGGACTTTATTGATGAGAATTATGTGTGGTGATTCTTGGGCCAACATGACAACAATGGGTTCCCACCCAACttacaacaataaacaaaacattattattatttttttaacatgaagTGAGTAAACTTAAGTGCCTTACAATTGACCGCATGCAGTGTTATGCCTTTGAATGTTACGAGACACCTTGCAaatttttgttaattttttttcctCTCCAGCCCCCAATAATTCACTTGGATATCATGCAATAGAAGACGTGCAAAAAGATAACACCTAACTCCACAAACACATTGCTGATTGTTAATGGCTATGTTATGAATGCTTATAACATGTTATGCTTAGTGCATGCTGGCCTATAAAGACATTTTTGTGAGAAAACAGCAGTACTTAAGCCACAGGTCAAACGAACACACAAAGGATGCATGGAGTGTAAAAACACATGGATCCATAAAAATCACATTGTTAACTCTTACTCTATGTAACTATGGGATAAAAACAAAGAGCACAAATAAGGTATCTttgtccttttgttttcttaagTAATGCATttgattatctttttttttcttaacttAAAAGACAGTGTTTGATTGGCACTTGATCAGCACTTCTAAACAAGTTATTGATATCTAACATTTGATCGCACATCTACAATTTTCAGAAGCTGCAGAGGTCTAGTTTGGCACAGGTTGTACTATGGAGTCTATTATTACTTTTACTATCTTATCGATACTGTATAGTTCTCTATACACCTCGCTTTATGCTCCGAGCATCTCAGAGCATACTTCTTCTAATCAACAGACCAGACATCTTTTCAGCTAAAATATTTTGTATAGTTTACTTTACTTATCAAATAGCAGCATTTTCATAACTTACAAAAAGTACATGTAAACCTATTCATTCAAAATCTTAATAATTTCAAAGGTTCATACAACAGACATGAAACACAAAACAGGACGACATGCTACTATATTGCTTCCAATATCTTTACATTTTCTTACTGTCAAACTAAATCATCTATGACAGAAATATGGACACCACCCGTTGATGATGAATCATCATAATGCACAAACAAATTTTGCGAAGCTAATCTTAATCAGGCTTAGTTGGCACTCTCATCATCCACACAAATATAACATAGTTCACATTGTATTGACAACGCTGGACTGCATTTGGACTACAAACTAGAATAGCTACAATAAAGTACATATAGATCATATGACATGACATATTGTATTCCACAGAAATGAATTCTAGTCATTTTTCAGATTAGAGGATATGCATAAAGGATGTCATTGTTTTTCAGCTTGAGGTCACAAACAGGTTACCTTTCCCTTTACCCTCTAACGCGTTCCTTCAAAACGTTTAGGCTCTGCTTTTTTTTTCGAGGCTGAACCAAAAAGCTCATCTAGTTTTCAACCAACAGATGAATATTGACCACCACCGCAATTTCgccatttttttttccatcttcTGGCAGAAAAATGAACAGAACCTTCCCTAGCcctagcaaaaaaaaaagggccaCAGTTCACGATAAAAACCTTTTCTGAAGTCCTAATGGTTCTTCCCCATGGAAGGAAGTAGGATTGGTTGAGCTAATACTGCTGGTTGTGGTCGTGTGGGTGTGTCACAGCTCtgacaggagggggggaggtgggcagGTGTTTTCTGCGCATTCTCAGCCCGGTGTCACACTACGGCAAACATTTGGGAAAACATTTTCGTACCCTCGTGACCTTTAGTGCATAACTCCCCGTCAGTATGCCCCATCAGCGCCTCCTCCCCCCTAGTACACCACCAGGGTAGGACACGACCACCCGGGagaagaggagacaggaggaaggagaaagagggggagaaacaGAGTGAAGGGAGGACAGGAAGGGACGAGAGGCGAGCGGACCGACGGGGGAAGGGAggatctgtgtgtatgttaaaCGGTAGAGATCGGCAACAGCAGGGGTAGTATTAAATgttgagagaaagaggaaagaggaTGTAGGACGGGGTTGAGAGATAATAGTATTTGGCACAAGGTATTGATCAGACAGCTCTGAGGAAGAATTGTCGACAGTCGCGCACACGTCTGCTTGCATTGATAAACCTCATCTGGTTTTGTGCTTGTATCTCAAGATACCCTAAAAATTCCCGGGCAGTAGCAGGTCATCCGCACGCATCGCTATACAGAGGTGGCCGGATGCTTTTACATATCTTTAATAACGAGTTGGGATGTTTCTTTAGCAAGGAGGAGCAGTTCTGCTCTCCAGGTTTTGACAGAGCATTGTGCAATGCGGACGCCGTTCGTTAGTGCTCGAGTTGATGGGGACCGTTATTAAAACACCTATTTTTAAAGGGGAGCAAGGCAGGTCTACATTTAGAGAAGACAGCACTGGCCTATGCAAGGGAAGTATCACGGGAGTTAACAAACGCTTCTCAGATTATACAAAATCTTCATGAATTTTAAGTATGCGTAGCCACCTTCTGCAGTGCATCGAgaaaagaaatgtaaaatagGTAAACACAAACATCACAAGATGTCGACGTAGAAATGATCTTGTGAAGATACCCGGTCCATTCAACACGGACGCGTGTTGTGGACGTTGGCCTACATCTTCTTCAGGTCGAATAGATGTGTACATCAAAATACTCACATCCCACCAGGGATAGATACGCCACATAGATGCATGCGTCGCATCTCACAGTGCAGTCGTCAGACCCAGTGTActcagggtggggggtgggggggggagttggggcgggaggggtggggaggtgaaaaccattaatAGCAGCATGGAAGCAAGCCAGGGTACTCTATATGCCAACTGTCCGTCAACGTGGATTCTGAAAgccatttaataataataaaaaaaggggTTAATTTACGTAACATTGGGGGCTACACCCAATTCAGGTGAGCCTTTCTGTGTTTTTAGGTAGAGGAGAACAAGCTGCCCCTGCAGACTCCACTGCAGAATCATCCCATCTGTCTTAATGCAAATTCAACTAAGgggtatggggagggggggggggggggggggggttcacttaAACCTGAACCCCAACCTTTTCAAGTTTCACTCCATTTCTCCCCGATTACGTACTTCTCGGTTCTATTTGGCACCCTTAATGTAAAGGCAATGGTTTCTTTGTTCACAGATACTGGTTCACACAGCTCTTGTTCTTCTGATCGAATGCATTTTGTGGGATTTGCGTCTCCCTTTGTGAACGATCATGGATGAATCCTGCCTCGGGTGAAATGTGTAGTCTATGCTGCTACAAGCTTGTGTCTGTAACGCCGTCTCCGTAGAGTTAACTTTAAGCGTCTAAGGCAAAACGTATCGTCAAGTAAAATCGAGCGCGTAGCCAATTTTTTTCAAGAAAGAAATGAAATGCATGACTTGCATTCGGAATGAGGAGTAAATTGCTTTAATGGGATTAAGACTGGATTGCTTTGAGTCGTAAAAAGTAGCAAATCACTCACTATCTTATTGAAGGTGCCGGCTGACAGTGATCCAATGGACTACCAATTACTGGAAAacctctcaaacctattttaaTAAAGCCGCAAGATTCAGATTTTGGGTGTCGATGGTAACAGAGATTCGTATGCCCAATGGTATAGCACCAAGAAAGGGTTGGTTAACATTTGTTTCTGTCCGTTGCTGTGGAGATGCGAAaaatgtttgtgcgtttgtgggaGCTTCATCTTAGTGTGTTcatgtaaaatatatttatacattcctgtgtgtctcctctgtcctctcacattggttattttttttaacccctGAACTATACGCGCTATACACGACAATAACTGTAAAAGTTCAGACTGGGTTCAgattatacattttgttcactgcaacacaatatttgatccctgtaaataaaaaaagagcaaTAGGCTAACGTTGTTTTTACATTCAGGTCAACCTGAATTCACAGGCTTAAATAATCTATTTGTGTTTGAATGAGACCAcgtcaataataaataaagaaaaaaatataaaatacccCCAAGAAACTCGTTTGAAAACTTCAATTATGCTGTGAGCAAGAATTCAACATATGTCAAAATAGATAGCgacttccttttttcttttaaatgatACTTCGACATTGCTCCCTCATAGCCTGAGGTGGCCTCAGGTGCTCGTCACAGGAACCTGGTCCCCCTGGTAAACAATGCCGTAAAGCCACTGTCTACAGAGAGCGAGGTGGGCCGGCCCGCTTTACAAGCCGACCGGCCCTTTCGTCTGGCACGCGCCACTCACCGGAAGCCTAGGGGTTCACGGCTAAAGATCTGAAATCAAACccagagaaaaaagaaaaaacataaaaagaagaagaaaaataaagatataaaataaaaacagctCTAAGGTTTTGGAGGAAGGGCGAAAACTGGAGGCTCAGCCGTTGAATCTGCAGCTTGGCAGTGGACCAGTTCAGCATTACTCTGATCACCGTCGTCAAAAGGACTCGACAGACTCTTTTAAAAAACATCAGGACGTCACTCctaaaaacacattcacatatcACACACATTTATCTTGGttgtctcccccgcccccccgcctcctccttctgcgATTCCCTCGTTTGAAACCGAAATATTGAACAGATATTTGGGCGTTtcgttattttttctttttttcttacctcccccccccccccaatcagtGACCCTATCGACTTCCTTCCACCTTCATCATTCCTTTTCTATcctcttctccttttttttcaattttagCCCACCTTCTGTGGGTTGGTGGCGCGCACGCCCTGCTCGTACGTGATCCTCTGGCTGATCAGGTACTGCGCGGCCTGCGTGGCGGCCGGGGACCCTGTGATGGTAACTTTACGGTTCCGCGTGCCCGGGATGAACTCCCCCTTTTTGGAGATCTGGATGCGGGCGCCTGTTAGCTCCTGGTACTCCACCAGCGTCTTCCCTCCTTTCCCCAGGATGGCGCCCACCAGGTTCTCCGGCACGGCGATCTCAACCACGTCCTTGGCACCGTCGCCCAGCTTCTCGGCGGCCAGGAGGGAGGACGCCATCAGTGGGGACGAGGCGTTCAGGTAGCCGTTGGAAGCCCCGGTGGCGGCGGCCAGGGAGCCCAGCGAGAACCCGCCCAGGCCCGCCGCCGGGTGTCCGCCGGAGGCGTCGCTAGCGTAGGAGGCTAAGAGGTTAGCTGCGGCCGCGGCGGCGGGGTTTGCGCTGGCGGCCACGGCGGCGAGGACACCGGAGGCGGCCGCCGGGTTGAGGCCCAGGCCCAAGGTGTTGGTGTTGTAGCCGTAGCTGGCCAGGGTGTTTAGCGCAGAGGTGATGGCCAGCAGGTCGTTGCCGGAGAAACTGGACATGGCCGTTGGGAACGTGCCCATTCCCGTCAGGCCGGCCTGGCCCAGGAGGCTGGAGGCGGTGGCGGCAGCCGCGGCTGCGTTTGGCAGCACTTCGGCGGAGTTGGCGTAAGGGGAGCCCGTGGGGTTGGAGTTGGCCACGGGGCCAGAGATGTTGGAGTAGGAGATGTTGAGGCAGCTGCTGCTCTGAGGATCCTCCTGGATCTTCTGAACTATGATTTCCACAGCCTTGCGGTTCTGCTCGGGCTCCCCGCTAATGGTGACCACCCGCTCCTGCAGGTTGATGCCCTCGGGCTTCTGGGAGAGCTGCACCCAAGCCCCTGACTGTTCCATCACTGCCTTTACTGTCGCGCCTCCTTTGCCAATGATAAGCCCGGCTGTGCTATTGGGCACTATCAGTTTAGCCTGCAGGAGGAAACGGAGAGATTGAAATCGAacgaaaaaaaataaggggagaggagatgggagtgGCTTTTAAGTGGAGCAATGAGGGACAGGGGAGACGAATCTCACTGAGTCAGTTTACTACAGTCGCTCTGGCTTTACTCAGCACTTCACTAATCCCAGGGGTTTAAACTGCAGCTGCCACTTGGCTAATGTCTAACTATGAAAGACTGGGGGGTAAAAATAACCCTTGTGGCCTTACATTCTCCTGACCTCTGCCACGCTACGGGGTCACGGCCTCAGGGAACCACCACGCCTAGCGACTCATAAACACAAGACACCAGGACCAGGTAAGGCATCCTAATGATCCGTATATGCACACATTAACGGCTAGACATAACGGAGACACGTACGGCATGCCATTCACTCGAGGTGCTAAAAGAGTGATTTACAAGCATGGGGGGGGCAGGCCGCATAGCTAATGCGGGTTTCTGTGTGTCGCTACAGGGTTGACAGTGAGCGTGTTTTGTACCTGTTTAACGCGGTCGGGGTTGACGGTGGTCTGTGGCTGTAGTATGCTCACAGGCTCACTCTTCTGGGCACTCTGGGGCATCTCGCGGACCTTCTCCGCAATGAAGTTGTGGACGCCATTTAGAGCTTCCACGGTACCCTgtatcagacacacacgctctgtTGTTCCtgtgtgggggagggaaggCAGAGGTTAAAGAACCACCGGATCCAGTAGTGTGGATAGGCAATGTGCCAAAAAGGAAAACCCAggttttcatttatatttatagataaaaaAGGGAAAGTCGCTCAACCATCccccttgtttttttccattCACACATTCAACCGAAAAAGAGCTGCAtgaaagaaaatgtatattaaaaaaaaaaaagaggaagaaagaataTGCTTGGTTAGCAAGCTACGGAGATATAAAGCATTCCCCACTGATGACGTAAACCATTCAGGGTCCGTGGAAGTGTGTAGAGGGCCGGTGGTTCCAACAGACCACACACTCGTTCTCTGTCTATTCTCTATCTATTAGTAGGGTCTTCCACGCTAAAGACCCTTCCAGCATTCCGTTACCATGGTGAGGGGGCCATGGAGTAGTAACAGGTAATGCAACACCAAATCCCTTTTTAAATGCTTGTGTGAGccgtttcctttttttattgcattcactctctctatcactctctgtctccctcactcattttctctctctctctctctctctcacttgaaCACCCAACTCTGCTGCTTTTTATAACAGCAATAAAACTAAGGGGCTGTTGACCATACATTAGTAATGCATTGCACTGGCGATAGTCTCCATGCGCATTTCAATTGCAACAATTGGAAGCTAACTCATACTGAGTCCAACGGGTCTCAGACTACATAATTTGATTGGCACTAAAATCTGGTTTGATTATAGAATGAATTATAGAACCAAGAGACTATTTGAATTTGTTATTACATCTGAATGATTGAGCAAGGATATCGAAAAGGGGAAAACCGATACACACTGCACTAATGAGGAAAAAACTGAAAACAGAGCTGGATAATATTAACACAGAAAGAGAACACATTGGAACTGGGATTTTCCTCAAGGAATGAACATCGAAAAACTCACATAGATGGGATTTACCCATGGTTGCCAATCAATAAACAAATTGTAGCTATTTTAGCTATTTAGTTTGTGCATTTTCATGAGGAATGAATAGGCATCAGCAAATATTATTTAGACCTATTATTTGAAGATATTATTGACCATGTATAACAATTGAAACACCGTACAACAGTAAGTTAACTCATGTCAAATTACAGTATTAAGTTAAATAGTGTTTTTCAGGCCACCGAGATTAGACAGGGGTTGCTCCTCATACGGTTAAGCAGAAGGGCAGCGTTTTGAGTCCCATCGACGGTACAGACCGTGTGTCTGAGTGCGTACCTCGTTTGGTTCCCTCCCTAACCTCCAATCGTCCTCAAGTGGTGCTGTAGCCCCAGGTCGACAGAGTGATCCATCACCAGACGGCCCGGCCTTCTCCATTAAACTCTGCTAATGGTCACCAGTCGGGGCTGGGATTCAATGTGGCGCTCATCTAGGTGATTTCTTACGTGCCTGCCGGGTGGCACGCGGCGTCATTCAAACTCTCGACGTCTTGTTAATTAGGAATTATTCATCTGAATTTTAAAGCGACGAGCAGAGCAAAACGGCAGGCGAGGATCGCACGGTGAGAAATGTTTGCCGTTTTACCATGTCATTGCCTTGCATTTGTGTTCCTGCTGGCATGCTTGCATTTAACCGAGTTAAGTAACTAATCTACTGATCTATTAGAACCACGAtgaccaatccccccccccctcttgtcATATACTACATATAATTCcatatacataatttttttcAGCATTTTGTAATTCAGGGCAGTCTCCTATCCAAAGCCTCTCCTGGTGAATTCAGCTGCATCTCCCATCTTTAACAGTCTATACATGGCGTGGTTCCAATCTGTGCTCCTGCCTGATGTGTTTGGGTAGGACATGATGGACAGCGTAGTTTTTCAGCGCACTCATCATTTTGTAGAGCTCACTGTGCCCGTGTGCGTACTTGTTTTTGGCTTCCTGTAGGCTCCGGGTGAAATATGGTGCAGGATGGCAGTGCCGTCTGCCCGGGTGGACGGGAGAAGGTATATACGAGGAGGCCCAGCGTGACTGCTGGATGTTGCGCGTCGTTAAAAGCTGTGGATAattacgttgttttttttatcgtcCCAT
The Gadus morhua chromosome 7, gadMor3.0, whole genome shotgun sequence DNA segment above includes these coding regions:
- the nova1 gene encoding RNA-binding protein Nova-1 isoform X1; amino-acid sequence: MMMAGGAVEHNGIFSNANLHEQPTHMESELPDSRKRSLETPAEEAGCTKRTNTGEEGEYFLKVLIPSYAAGSIIGKGGQTIVQLQKETGATIKLSKSKDFYPGTTERVCLIQGTVEALNGVHNFIAEKVREMPQSAQKSEPVSILQPQTTVNPDRVKQAKLIVPNSTAGLIIGKGGATVKAVMEQSGAWVQLSQKPEGINLQERVVTISGEPEQNRKAVEIIVQKIQEDPQSSSCLNISYSNISGPVANSNPTGSPYANSAEVLPNAAAAAATASSLLGQAGLTGMGTFPTAMSSFSGNDLLAITSALNTLASYGYNTNTLGLGLNPAAASGVLAAVAASANPAAAAAANLLASYASDASGGHPAAGLGGFSLGSLAAATGASNGYLNASSPLMASSLLAAEKLGDGAKDVVEIAVPENLVGAILGKGGKTLVEYQELTGARIQISKKGEFIPGTRNRKVTITGSPAATQAAQYLISQRITYEQGVRATNPQKVG
- the nova1 gene encoding RNA-binding protein Nova-1 isoform X2; translation: MEEGEYFLKVLIPSYAAGSIIGKGGQTIVQLQKETGATIKLSKSKDFYPGTTERVCLIQGTVEALNGVHNFIAEKVREMPQSAQKSEPVSILQPQTTVNPDRVKQAKLIVPNSTAGLIIGKGGATVKAVMEQSGAWVQLSQKPEGINLQERVVTISGEPEQNRKAVEIIVQKIQEDPQSSSCLNISYSNISGPVANSNPTGSPYANSAEVLPNAAAAAATASSLLGQAGLTGMGTFPTAMSSFSGNDLLAITSALNTLASYGYNTNTLGLGLNPAAASGVLAAVAASANPAAAAAANLLASYASDASGGHPAAGLGGFSLGSLAAATGASNGYLNASSPLMASSLLAAEKLGDGAKDVVEIAVPENLVGAILGKGGKTLVEYQELTGARIQISKKGEFIPGTRNRKVTITGSPAATQAAQYLISQRITYEQGVRATNPQKVG